A stretch of DNA from Thermococcus sp. M36:
CCTATACAAGCTGTAATAGTAACCGGTAATGAAAATGTAAAAGCATTGTCTGCGAAAATTCAACAGGCGGGTTTTGATGTAAGGCCTGTATTATATCCAACTGTTCCGAAAGGAAAAGAAAGAT
This window harbors:
- a CDS encoding SPOR domain-containing protein; this encodes PIQAVIVTGNENVKALSAKIQQAGFDVRPVLYPTVPKGKERLRIVLHAFNTEKELHALLNLLQ